In one Bacillus sp. (in: firmicutes) genomic region, the following are encoded:
- a CDS encoding spore maturation protein has protein sequence MVNIIWVVMTIIGIIFAMFNGTMDDVNKAIFSGAKEAVTICIGLISILVFWLGLMNIAEEAGLLNRLSRLFQPFITRLFPEVPKEHPAMGFILSNMIANLFGLGNAATPMGIKAMEQLKILNGNKNSASRSMITFLAINTSSITLIPTTVIAIRMNYDSVAPTEIVGTTLVASLFSTTAAIMIDRYYHYRRMKKGGNL, from the coding sequence ATGGTTAATATCATTTGGGTTGTGATGACAATTATTGGAATCATATTTGCGATGTTCAACGGGACGATGGATGATGTAAACAAGGCAATTTTTTCTGGAGCGAAAGAAGCGGTAACAATATGTATTGGCCTTATTAGTATTTTAGTATTCTGGCTAGGTCTCATGAATATTGCCGAAGAAGCGGGTTTATTAAATAGATTATCAAGGCTTTTCCAACCGTTCATTACAAGGCTCTTTCCAGAGGTGCCAAAAGAGCATCCAGCAATGGGCTTTATTCTTTCCAACATGATTGCTAATCTATTCGGTTTAGGTAATGCAGCGACACCGATGGGAATTAAAGCAATGGAGCAATTGAAGATTCTTAATGGCAATAAAAATTCAGCTTCAAGATCGATGATTACCTTTTTAGCAATCAATACATCGAGCATAACGTTAATCCCAACCACTGTTATTGCAATTCGCATGAACTATGACTCAGTAGCTCCAACGGAAATCGTAGGAACAACATTAGTTGCCTCACTATTTTCAACAACAGCTGCCATAATGATTGACCGCTACTATCATTATCGGCGCATGAAAAAAGGAGGGAATCTGTGA
- a CDS encoding cell wall metabolism sensor histidine kinase WalK yields MLWFWRSVVGKLWFTILLLVSSVLVILTILLLQFFENFHVTEAERELTQLATKVSKIMETYDQDELAFSIAWEVIDPSTKVMIIDWKGDYWYSPNDERLADLPIDFIWNDKDLSEVMTKEKTVSKLAFPPKIINHNNQMYNEILIVGVPMSRVEGKHGGVFIYQSLDVVSQTSRETTKIIIVSAGIAIILTTIFAFFLSTRITAPLRTMREAAFEMAKGKFNAKVPILTHDEIGELALAFNRMGRQLEYHIEALNQEKEQLTSIISSMADGVITMNREGDVIVSNPPAKKLLKAFHFEHGSYDETYQPLPSEMKGILEKVILTEKQQIAEISVQGTSWVVLMTPLYDQEAVRGAVAVLRDMTEERKLDKLRNDFIANVSHELRTPIAMLQGYSEAIIDDIASTEEEKKEIAQIIYDESLRMGRLVNELLDLARMESGRIELHLETVEVTKYFDRIIRKFQGVTKEHGVDLKIKISDNEGTMVIDADRIEQVLTNLIDNAIRHTSEGGAVALIVDSFPGGFQISVKDTGSGIPEEDLPFVFERFYKADKARTRGRSGTGLGLAIAKNIVEAHHGHISVQSKLGEGTTFSFFIPRH; encoded by the coding sequence ATGCTATGGTTTTGGAGAAGTGTAGTTGGTAAGCTTTGGTTCACGATTCTTTTGCTCGTATCATCCGTTTTAGTGATATTAACGATTCTTTTACTACAATTCTTTGAAAATTTCCATGTAACGGAAGCTGAGAGGGAGCTTACACAGCTTGCTACAAAAGTATCAAAAATCATGGAAACGTATGACCAAGATGAATTAGCTTTTTCGATTGCTTGGGAAGTGATTGACCCCTCTACGAAAGTGATGATTATTGATTGGAAAGGGGATTATTGGTATTCTCCGAACGACGAGAGACTTGCTGATTTACCAATTGATTTTATTTGGAATGATAAGGATTTATCAGAAGTTATGACAAAGGAGAAAACTGTCAGTAAATTAGCCTTTCCACCTAAAATTATTAATCATAACAATCAAATGTATAATGAAATTCTAATTGTCGGTGTCCCAATGAGTCGTGTTGAGGGTAAGCATGGCGGTGTTTTTATTTACCAGTCTTTAGATGTTGTTAGTCAAACATCAAGAGAAACGACAAAAATCATCATAGTCAGTGCTGGAATTGCAATCATTTTAACAACGATTTTTGCCTTTTTCCTTTCAACGAGGATTACTGCACCGCTTAGAACGATGAGAGAAGCCGCTTTTGAAATGGCGAAAGGAAAATTTAATGCAAAGGTTCCCATTTTAACTCATGATGAAATTGGCGAACTTGCCCTTGCTTTTAATCGTATGGGTAGACAGTTAGAGTATCATATTGAAGCGCTTAATCAAGAAAAAGAACAATTAACGAGCATTATTAGCAGTATGGCTGATGGTGTGATCACGATGAATCGTGAAGGTGATGTAATCGTTTCTAATCCACCCGCTAAAAAATTATTAAAGGCGTTCCATTTTGAACACGGCAGTTATGATGAGACCTATCAGCCATTGCCAAGTGAAATGAAAGGCATTCTTGAAAAAGTCATTTTAACGGAAAAGCAACAAATTGCCGAAATTTCAGTGCAAGGGACAAGCTGGGTAGTGTTAATGACGCCTTTGTATGATCAAGAAGCTGTACGTGGTGCTGTTGCTGTTCTTCGTGATATGACCGAGGAGCGCAAATTAGATAAATTGCGCAATGATTTCATTGCCAATGTTTCGCACGAACTTAGAACGCCGATTGCGATGCTCCAAGGATATAGTGAGGCAATTATCGATGATATTGCTAGTACAGAAGAAGAAAAAAAAGAAATCGCCCAAATTATTTATGATGAATCATTACGGATGGGTCGTCTTGTAAATGAACTGCTTGATCTTGCCCGAATGGAGTCTGGTCGGATTGAATTGCACCTTGAAACAGTAGAGGTCACGAAGTACTTCGATCGCATTATTAGAAAATTCCAAGGTGTGACGAAAGAGCATGGGGTTGATTTGAAAATAAAGATTAGTGATAATGAAGGTACGATGGTCATCGATGCTGATCGCATCGAACAAGTATTGACAAATCTAATTGATAATGCGATTCGACATACAAGTGAGGGTGGGGCTGTAGCTCTAATTGTTGATTCATTTCCGGGTGGGTTTCAAATTTCTGTGAAAGACACTGGATCCGGTATACCGGAGGAAGATTTACCTTTTGTATTTGAAAGATTTTATAAAGCCGATAAGGCTAGAACGAGAGGACGTTCTGGAACTGGTCTTGGCCTTGCGATTGCCAAAAATATTGTCGAGGCACACCATGGACATATATCTGTGCAAAGTAAGCTAGGGGAAGGAACAACATTTTCATTTTTTATCCCTCGTCATTAA
- a CDS encoding ABC transporter substrate-binding protein encodes MFLFSLIGCSNPNNEKGEVNQAPETESAGNDDNFPVTVTDATGQEITIAKKPTRIVSLMPSNTEIVFALGAGHAVVGVTEWDNYPEEVKEIEKVGGLDFNVEKVLSLQPDLVLANASGMSNENGYKQLRDVGVSVVVVPDAKAFTEVYDSISLIGKVVGTDQKAAEIVTGMKDKLAEIEEKASAITEKEQKTVWVEVQPQPDIYTTGKGTFMNDMLTLIHAKNVAADYDGWVKFNEEDAILLNPDVILVTYGYYVENPTAKVFSRPAWKDVPAVKNKQVFAVDADKVNRSGPRLIEGVEELASVVYPEVFGK; translated from the coding sequence ATGTTTTTGTTTAGTTTAATAGGATGTTCAAATCCAAATAATGAAAAAGGAGAAGTTAACCAAGCGCCAGAAACAGAATCAGCGGGGAATGATGATAATTTTCCTGTAACTGTTACTGATGCAACTGGCCAAGAAATAACGATTGCGAAAAAACCAACAAGAATTGTTTCGCTCATGCCGAGTAATACGGAGATTGTTTTTGCATTAGGGGCGGGTCATGCAGTTGTTGGTGTAACGGAATGGGATAACTATCCAGAGGAGGTAAAAGAAATTGAAAAAGTTGGTGGACTAGATTTTAATGTTGAGAAGGTCCTATCATTACAGCCTGATCTTGTTTTGGCAAATGCATCAGGGATGTCGAACGAAAATGGTTATAAGCAGCTACGAGATGTCGGTGTATCGGTCGTTGTTGTACCTGATGCAAAGGCTTTTACAGAAGTTTACGATTCCATTTCTTTAATTGGCAAAGTAGTTGGTACTGATCAAAAAGCGGCTGAAATAGTTACGGGAATGAAAGATAAATTAGCGGAAATCGAAGAAAAGGCAAGCGCAATTACTGAAAAGGAACAGAAAACTGTCTGGGTCGAGGTGCAGCCGCAGCCAGATATTTATACGACTGGCAAAGGAACATTTATGAATGATATGCTGACTCTCATTCATGCTAAAAATGTAGCTGCAGATTATGATGGCTGGGTTAAATTCAATGAGGAGGATGCGATTCTTTTAAATCCAGATGTAATCCTCGTAACATATGGATATTATGTTGAAAACCCTACAGCAAAGGTTTTTAGCCGACCAGCATGGAAAGATGTACCAGCTGTAAAAAATAAACAGGTGTTTGCTGTGGATGCTGATAAAGTGAATCGTTCAGGTCCACGATTGATAGAAGGAGTCGAAGAACTTGCATCTGTCGTCTATCCAGAAGTATTTGGTAAATAG
- a CDS encoding rRNA pseudouridine synthase: protein MERLQKVIAHAGVASRRKAEQLIIEGKVKVNGKIVRELGVKVSANDKIEVEEIPIQREVPVYYLFYKPREVISAVSDDKNRKVVTDFFPMEQRRIFPIGRLDYHTSGLLLLTNDGEFANLLMHPKYNIEKEYVAKVNGIPTREEIKRLEKGVQLEDGKTALAKAKILSFDKKKGTSIVQLIIHEGRNRQVRRMFEAIGYKVQKLKRERYGFLDLRGLNPGDYRELTPHEVKQLRNLAVTQHT from the coding sequence ATGGAACGCTTACAAAAAGTGATTGCCCATGCTGGTGTGGCATCAAGAAGGAAAGCAGAACAATTAATTATTGAAGGGAAAGTAAAAGTGAATGGTAAAATCGTTAGAGAATTAGGCGTGAAAGTGTCAGCTAATGATAAAATTGAAGTTGAAGAAATTCCGATTCAAAGGGAAGTTCCTGTCTACTACCTCTTTTATAAACCGAGAGAAGTAATTTCAGCTGTATCAGATGATAAAAATAGAAAAGTTGTTACAGATTTTTTTCCAATGGAGCAACGAAGGATTTTTCCGATAGGTAGACTAGATTACCATACATCAGGCCTACTACTACTTACAAATGATGGAGAGTTCGCCAATTTGTTAATGCACCCAAAATATAATATTGAAAAGGAATATGTTGCGAAAGTAAATGGAATCCCAACACGAGAAGAAATTAAAAGGTTAGAAAAAGGTGTACAGTTAGAAGATGGTAAAACGGCCCTCGCAAAAGCGAAAATTCTTTCATTTGATAAAAAAAAGGGCACTTCAATCGTACAATTAATTATCCATGAAGGCAGAAATCGTCAAGTTAGAAGGATGTTTGAAGCGATTGGCTATAAAGTCCAAAAGTTGAAAAGGGAACGATATGGCTTCCTTGATTTGCGCGGTTTAAATCCTGGCGATTATCGCGAACTCACACCACATGAGGTTAAACAGCTGCGGAATTTAGCTGTCACACAACATACATAA
- the resA gene encoding thiol-disulfide oxidoreductase ResA produces the protein MKNKRLAVRTIILLVLVGALAYTLYSNFFTEKQVVGIGDQAPNFVLTDLNGNEVEFADYRGKGVFLNFWATWCKPCETEMPYMENQYNTYKDQGVEVLAVNVGESELSVRNFVERKGLTFPVVIDKKLEVFEAYGVDPLPTSFLINKDGEIIDIIIGTLKEETIRNHMERIKP, from the coding sequence TTGAAAAATAAGCGTCTTGCAGTACGAACAATCATCCTGCTTGTTTTAGTCGGTGCACTAGCCTATACGCTTTATTCTAATTTTTTTACCGAAAAACAAGTAGTGGGGATAGGAGATCAAGCACCCAATTTTGTGCTTACAGATTTAAACGGGAACGAGGTTGAATTTGCTGATTATCGTGGCAAAGGTGTTTTTCTCAATTTCTGGGCTACATGGTGTAAGCCTTGTGAGACTGAGATGCCTTATATGGAAAATCAATATAACACATACAAAGACCAAGGTGTAGAGGTTTTAGCCGTAAATGTTGGGGAATCAGAGCTTTCTGTTCGCAATTTTGTTGAACGTAAAGGTTTAACCTTTCCAGTTGTTATAGATAAAAAATTAGAGGTCTTTGAAGCATATGGTGTTGACCCACTTCCGACATCTTTTTTAATTAATAAAGACGGGGAGATTATCGATATTATTATCGGAACATTAAAGGAAGAAACAATACGGAATCATATGGAGCGAATCAAACCATAA
- a CDS encoding cytochrome C biogenesis protein codes for MDKVKCECGHVNPHGTIFCESCGKSFIDNDKETLLDMRYEGSARRSQTYKKTFIDVIWNFFSSVKVGVWLIVITLIASSLGTLFPQDIYIPQNIPPEKFYEQEYGFLGKLYYELGFNNLYGSWWYMILIAMIAISLVICSLDRVVPLYKALQKQGVKRNSSFLRRQRLFAETKIEIEENEERWIEALKKKRYQIRVEDGNILAEKGRFSRWGPYVNHIGLIIFLIGAMLRFFPGMYIDEALWLRDGETKVIPGTNGKYYLENKQFIKEVYDGDDNFTVGMGMPKNYQADVVLYERIDDIVPGKEPELKEIKEQKIRVNHPFKFEGYALYQINYKLNEFYKMTFGLVEKNTNKNVGNVTINLDNPETIYDLGNGYKVEIMSYFPNFYFNEEGAPDTKNRIPDNPAFIFKMFSPGISDGEVSFVAIKTNAEPFGENQFKMAFQSMETRNVTGLTVRLDRTIAIIIAGGIIFMIGVIQGMYWTHRRIWIKKSGNEIMVAAHTNKNWYGLKREIETMFTGTVLPIPMDQQEKVK; via the coding sequence ATGGATAAAGTGAAATGTGAATGTGGACATGTCAACCCTCATGGAACGATTTTTTGTGAATCATGTGGAAAATCTTTTATTGACAATGATAAAGAAACGCTTTTAGATATGCGTTACGAGGGTAGTGCAAGACGTTCACAAACGTATAAAAAAACGTTTATCGATGTGATTTGGAACTTTTTCTCCTCTGTTAAAGTAGGGGTTTGGTTAATTGTTATAACACTTATTGCTTCATCGTTAGGAACATTGTTTCCACAAGATATATACATACCGCAAAATATTCCGCCAGAGAAGTTTTATGAGCAGGAATATGGATTTCTTGGGAAGCTGTATTATGAGCTTGGCTTTAATAATTTATACGGGTCATGGTGGTACATGATTTTAATCGCTATGATTGCGATTTCACTCGTGATTTGTTCATTAGACAGAGTAGTTCCTTTATATAAAGCGCTGCAAAAGCAAGGAGTAAAGCGAAATTCGAGTTTTTTAAGAAGACAGCGTTTGTTTGCGGAGACGAAAATTGAAATAGAGGAAAATGAAGAGCGTTGGATTGAAGCGTTGAAAAAGAAACGTTACCAAATCCGTGTTGAAGATGGTAATATTTTAGCTGAGAAAGGCCGTTTTTCGCGCTGGGGACCGTATGTTAACCATATTGGTTTAATCATCTTCTTAATTGGGGCGATGTTGCGCTTTTTTCCAGGAATGTATATTGATGAAGCTCTGTGGCTCCGTGATGGAGAAACGAAGGTGATTCCAGGTACAAATGGGAAATATTATTTAGAAAATAAGCAGTTCATTAAGGAAGTTTATGATGGAGATGACAACTTTACCGTTGGGATGGGAATGCCGAAAAACTACCAGGCAGACGTTGTTCTTTATGAGCGTATCGATGATATTGTCCCAGGCAAGGAACCTGAGCTGAAGGAGATAAAAGAACAGAAAATTCGTGTGAATCATCCTTTTAAGTTTGAAGGATATGCGCTTTATCAAATTAACTATAAGCTTAATGAATTTTATAAAATGACGTTTGGGCTAGTTGAAAAAAACACAAATAAAAATGTCGGTAACGTTACGATTAATTTGGATAATCCAGAGACTATTTATGACCTTGGAAATGGCTATAAAGTGGAGATTATGAGTTATTTCCCAAATTTTTATTTTAATGAGGAAGGCGCACCAGATACGAAAAACAGAATTCCAGATAATCCAGCGTTTATCTTCAAAATGTTTTCTCCGGGAATTTCTGATGGGGAGGTAAGCTTTGTTGCCATTAAAACGAATGCCGAGCCGTTTGGAGAAAATCAATTCAAAATGGCCTTTCAAAGTATGGAAACAAGAAATGTAACTGGTCTGACGGTTCGCCTTGATAGGACGATTGCAATCATTATCGCTGGCGGGATTATTTTCATGATAGGTGTTATCCAAGGAATGTATTGGACACATCGCCGCATTTGGATTAAAAAGTCTGGGAACGAGATTATGGTTGCTGCCCATACGAATAAAAACTGGTATGGACTAAAGAGAGAAATAGAGACGATGTTTACAGGAACGGTATTACCGATTCCGATGGATCAACAGGAAAAGGTAAAATAA
- a CDS encoding spore maturation protein, which translates to MNIINMISLWLIPVIIGFILIYGTIKRVPTYESFVEGGKEGIQIAFSIIPYLVGMLVAITVFRESGALEYFMNLIKPYVMSIGIPAEIIPLAIIRPISGNAALGITSDLIATHGPDSFIGRLASTMQGSTDTTLYILTVYFGAVGIKKMGDALKVGLLADLVAIITSIIVVTILFA; encoded by the coding sequence ATGAACATTATAAACATGATATCACTTTGGCTGATTCCTGTGATTATTGGGTTCATTTTAATTTACGGTACAATAAAAAGGGTACCAACCTATGAATCATTCGTTGAAGGCGGCAAGGAAGGGATTCAAATTGCCTTTTCAATTATTCCTTACCTAGTAGGGATGTTAGTGGCCATTACTGTTTTTCGTGAATCTGGTGCGTTAGAGTATTTTATGAATTTAATAAAACCTTATGTAATGAGTATCGGAATTCCAGCTGAAATTATTCCGTTGGCTATCATTAGACCGATATCTGGAAATGCAGCTTTAGGAATCACATCCGACTTAATTGCTACTCATGGTCCAGATTCGTTTATTGGTAGGCTCGCTTCAACAATGCAAGGAAGTACGGATACAACTTTGTATATTTTAACCGTTTACTTTGGAGCAGTAGGCATTAAAAAAATGGGAGATGCATTAAAGGTTGGTTTATTAGCGGATTTGGTGGCGATTATTACTTCTATTATCGTTGTTACCATTCTCTTTGCGTGA
- a CDS encoding response regulator transcription factor, whose protein sequence is MENGQAKILVVDDEERIRRLLRMYLEREDYVIEEAENGEEALLKATTDEFDLILLDIMMPGMDGIEVCKLIREKKATPIIMLTAKGEEANRVQGFEVGTDDYIVKPFSPREVVLRVKALLRRSSATVFLQTEPTTKDVIVYPFLTIDNDAHRVTAEGKEVSLTPKEYELLYFLAKAPDKVFDREQLLKEVWHYEFFGDLRTVDTHVKRLREKLNKVSANAAKMIVTVWGVGYKFEVVSE, encoded by the coding sequence ATGGAAAACGGTCAAGCGAAAATTTTAGTAGTTGATGATGAGGAAAGAATTCGCCGATTGCTAAGGATGTATTTGGAAAGAGAAGATTACGTAATCGAGGAAGCTGAAAATGGAGAGGAAGCTTTATTAAAAGCAACTACCGATGAATTTGACTTAATTTTGCTTGATATTATGATGCCTGGCATGGATGGGATTGAAGTTTGTAAACTAATCCGAGAAAAGAAAGCAACCCCGATTATTATGTTAACGGCAAAAGGGGAAGAAGCCAACCGTGTGCAAGGATTTGAAGTCGGTACGGATGATTATATTGTCAAGCCATTTAGTCCGCGTGAAGTTGTCTTGCGCGTAAAAGCATTATTAAGAAGATCATCAGCAACTGTGTTTTTACAAACGGAGCCGACAACAAAGGATGTTATTGTTTATCCGTTTTTAACGATTGATAATGACGCTCATCGTGTTACTGCAGAAGGCAAGGAGGTTAGCTTAACGCCGAAAGAATATGAACTACTATATTTCTTGGCTAAAGCCCCTGATAAAGTGTTTGATCGTGAACAGCTGCTAAAAGAAGTTTGGCATTATGAATTCTTTGGTGATTTACGAACAGTTGATACACACGTAAAACGTTTAAGAGAGAAGCTTAATAAAGTTTCTGCGAATGCTGCCAAAATGATTGTAACTGTCTGGGGTGTTGGCTATAAATTCGAGGTCGTGTCTGAATAA
- the ccsB gene encoding c-type cytochrome biogenesis protein CcsB, with protein sequence MIEISSNLLYVSFILYLFATVFFAAAIRDKYSKANTNKWAKFGIVVTIIGFIAQMGYFILRWIVAGHAPVSNMFEYTTFFGMMLVLAYIIFYFMYKNVLIGAFTMPVAIIIIAFAAMFSREVSPLIPALQSHWLYIHVTTAALGQGILAISFGAGLIYLIHVVDQSKSSKRTFWLEFILYLIISVIGFVIVSTTFKALDYEVAFKWVNETGREAELIYEMPAIAGPIGGEKLTEGFGPVFETPSWMNGANAPKKFNTVVWSLFSGLILYGVLRLIFRKRIAAAIQPLLRGVNADLVDEISYRAVAIGFPIFTLGALIFAMIWAQIAWTRFWGWDPKEVWALITWLFYAAFLHLRLSKGWHGEKSAWLAVVGFAIIMFNLVAVNLVVAGLHSYA encoded by the coding sequence TTGATTGAGATAAGCAGTAATTTATTATATGTTTCATTTATTCTGTATTTATTTGCGACTGTTTTTTTTGCAGCTGCGATTCGCGATAAATATTCAAAAGCCAACACAAATAAATGGGCAAAGTTTGGGATTGTTGTTACGATTATTGGCTTTATCGCACAAATGGGCTACTTCATTTTAAGGTGGATTGTAGCTGGGCATGCACCAGTAAGTAATATGTTTGAATATACGACGTTTTTCGGAATGATGCTCGTTCTTGCTTACATCATTTTTTATTTCATGTATAAAAATGTATTGATTGGTGCCTTTACAATGCCTGTTGCCATAATAATCATTGCATTCGCAGCGATGTTTTCACGAGAGGTTTCACCGTTGATTCCAGCATTGCAAAGTCATTGGCTTTATATTCACGTGACAACGGCTGCTCTGGGTCAGGGAATATTAGCAATTAGCTTTGGTGCCGGTCTAATTTATCTTATTCATGTTGTGGATCAATCAAAATCAAGTAAACGGACGTTTTGGCTTGAGTTTATTTTATATTTAATTATTAGTGTGATAGGGTTTGTTATTGTTTCGACAACATTTAAAGCATTGGATTATGAGGTAGCCTTCAAATGGGTGAATGAAACAGGCAGAGAAGCTGAACTTATTTATGAAATGCCAGCAATTGCTGGGCCAATTGGTGGAGAGAAGCTGACAGAAGGGTTTGGGCCAGTATTTGAAACACCATCATGGATGAATGGTGCGAATGCACCGAAAAAGTTTAATACCGTCGTTTGGTCTTTATTTTCCGGCCTCATTTTATACGGTGTTTTACGTTTGATATTTAGAAAAAGAATTGCTGCAGCTATACAGCCGCTTTTACGAGGTGTTAATGCAGATTTAGTTGATGAGATTAGCTATCGTGCGGTGGCAATCGGTTTCCCAATCTTTACTTTAGGTGCACTTATTTTTGCAATGATTTGGGCTCAAATTGCTTGGACAAGGTTCTGGGGGTGGGACCCAAAAGAGGTGTGGGCGCTCATTACATGGTTATTCTATGCTGCTTTTTTACACCTCCGTCTTTCAAAAGGCTGGCATGGTGAAAAATCGGCTTGGTTGGCTGTTGTAGGCTTTGCCATTATTATGTTTAATTTAGTGGCCGTTAACCTAGTGGTTGCCGGCTTACATTCCTACGCTTAA
- a CDS encoding iron ABC transporter permease — protein sequence MHLSSIQKYLVNSFVWPYLFSVLFLVFSIFLGISIGTLSIPFTTIIDIITDGWLCLPGADEISPMIYNIVVSIRMPRVILAMLVGFSLSIAGAAFQGLLKNPLADPYTLGVSSGASVGAVIVLFLGLTIPFFGQFTLPIMSIIFALLTLFVVLAFSKLVDRKISVETIILTGIIFSSFLGALISLMIALSGEELRQIVVWLMGSVSMRGWTYVYMMIPFTIVGVLILLLNSKELNALSFGEETARQLGVDVSKRKLFVLIGASLLTGSAVAVSGTIGFVGLVIPHITRMIWGPDHSKLLPLAMVNGGSFLILADLVARTIIVPQELPIGVITSMIGAPIFAYIFFNRNRRK from the coding sequence TTGCATCTGTCGTCTATCCAGAAGTATTTGGTAAATAGCTTCGTATGGCCGTATTTATTTTCAGTTCTTTTTCTAGTTTTTTCGATATTTCTGGGGATTTCGATAGGCACTCTATCCATTCCTTTTACAACGATTATTGATATTATTACAGATGGTTGGCTCTGCTTGCCAGGAGCAGATGAAATTAGTCCAATGATCTATAATATTGTTGTTTCAATTAGAATGCCAAGAGTAATTTTGGCAATGCTTGTTGGCTTTTCATTATCAATCGCTGGTGCGGCCTTTCAAGGATTACTGAAAAACCCGCTCGCCGACCCCTATACACTAGGGGTATCGTCGGGTGCTTCAGTTGGGGCAGTTATCGTGCTTTTTTTAGGGTTAACAATCCCATTTTTCGGACAGTTCACATTGCCGATTATGAGCATTATTTTTGCCTTGCTCACTTTATTTGTTGTGCTCGCCTTTTCTAAACTTGTTGATCGAAAAATCTCTGTTGAAACAATTATTCTTACGGGAATTATTTTTAGCTCCTTTTTAGGAGCGCTCATTTCGCTAATGATTGCTTTATCAGGCGAGGAGCTAAGGCAAATAGTTGTTTGGTTAATGGGAAGCGTGTCGATGCGAGGCTGGACATATGTCTATATGATGATTCCGTTCACGATTGTTGGTGTGCTTATATTATTATTAAATAGTAAAGAATTAAATGCTCTCTCCTTCGGAGAGGAAACAGCTAGGCAGCTAGGTGTTGATGTGTCTAAGCGAAAGCTGTTTGTATTAATCGGGGCTTCTCTCCTTACAGGTTCTGCTGTTGCTGTATCAGGTACGATTGGCTTTGTCGGGCTTGTTATTCCACATATTACACGAATGATTTGGGGACCTGATCATAGTAAATTATTGCCGTTAGCGATGGTAAATGGTGGTTCTTTTTTAATTTTAGCTGACCTAGTTGCGCGGACCATTATTGTTCCCCAGGAGCTGCCAATTGGAGTTATTACGTCAATGATTGGTGCACCAATTTTTGCTTATATTTTTTTTAACAGAAATCGCAGAAAGTAG